One segment of Erigeron canadensis isolate Cc75 chromosome 2, C_canadensis_v1, whole genome shotgun sequence DNA contains the following:
- the LOC122589351 gene encoding uncharacterized protein At4g00950 produces the protein MTPTPSYYNPYIPLRSRLQYSPIMDYSPLPDFREPLSTPPKLSLFSLPSKPSTLPDGPTPPPNMVANVPFLWEEAPGKPRKTYVTTTGSTSAIDDDPTKSKVVRSLDLPPRLTATTASPANYKSGEKLVNNVRIQIVPSPTSTVLSKQPYEVNNVRIQIVPSPTTVLSGPYEGHLYPSNTLGTSVNSSNDSDNNKSIKGKMRMPLRKLMRKEKSAIVKFGSWRWQSFRDSTDHGGKVDRSPSSGRFCSWRWDSFADTFGGSSGSLGSSFRDLHKSVDSNGKITRKNSFPFAKGTTSGRFLASMFGTLKQAMPWRSRRQE, from the exons ATGACCCCCACCCCCTCATACTACAACCCATATATACCTCTACGATCACGACTTCAATATTCACCTATCATGGACTATTCTCCGCTGCCGGACTTTAGAGAACCTTTATCTACACCACCTAAACTCTCACTCTTTTCCTTACCTTCTAAACCATCTACGCTTCCGGATGGCCCTACTCCGCCACCCAACATGGTGGCCAATGTCCCATTTCTATGGGAGGAAGCTCCcggaaaaccaagaaaaacttATGTCACCACCACCGGTAGTACTAGTGCTATTGATGATGATCCAACAAAGTCTAAAGTTGTCCGTTCGTTAGACCTTCCTCCGCGACTCACAGCCACCACCGCGAGTCCTGCTAATTACAAGAGTGGTGAAaaattgg TGAACAATGTTAGAATTCAGATTGTACCATCTCCGACGTCCACTGTGCTGAGCAAACAACCTTAtgaag TGAACAATGTTAGAATACAAATCGTACCATCTCCGACCACTGTCCTGAGCGGACCGTATGAAGGTCATTTGTACCCTTCAAACACGCTGGGAACGTCGGTTAATAGCAGTAATGATAGTGATAATAATAAGAGTATTAAAGGGAAGATGAGGATGCCGTTGAGGAAGTTAATGAGGAAAGAAAAATCAGCAATAGTGAAGTTTGGTTCATGGAGGTGGCAAAGTTTCCGGGACAGTACTGATCATGGTGGAAAAGTGGATAGATCGCCTTCGTCAGGGAGGTTTTGCTCATGGAGGTGGGATAGTTTTGCAGATACGTTCGGTGGCAGTAGCGGATCTTTGGGCTCTTCATTTCGGGACCTTCACAAGTCTGTTGATTCGAATGGAAAAATAACAAGGAAAAATAGCTTCCCTTTCGCTAAGGGCACCACTTCTGGCCGATTCTTG GCAAGCATGTTTGGGACTCTTAAACAAGCGATGCCATGGAGATCGCGAAGACAAGAGTGA
- the LOC122587157 gene encoding soluble starch synthase 1, chloroplastic/amyloplastic-like produces MEILFQPCPNLTAAKLGFDAQLSGRLFAINNKRRSSAQRKWWHGKLRWKCSSTMNMSSGDGGGSKKEGVLLGAEKDESGSIVGFNFLSAPAADTKIGNSPDNISNDQEEVIVDDVLAEETSTKVTHNIVFVTSEAAPYSKTGGLGDVCGSLPIALAARGHRVMVVTPRYLCGGPADKKFASAVDLDCRIKVSCSGGVQEVAFFHEYRAGVDWVFVDHPSFHRPGTPYGDAYGAFGDNQFRFTLLCHAACEAPLVLPLGGFTYGERCLFLANDWHAGLVPVLLAAKYRPYGVYKDARSIVVIHNLAHQGVEPASTYNNFGLPPEWYGALGWVFPTWARTHALDTGEAVNILKGALVTADRILTVSQGYSWEITTPEGGNGLDELLTSRKTVVNGITNGIDTTEWNPSLDEHIPSHYSMDDLSGKIECKIALQKELGLPVRPDVPLIGFIGRLDYQKGIDIILSGTPDLLQDDVQFIMLGSGEKQYEEWMRATEATFKDKFRGWVGFNVPISHRITAGCDILLMPSRFEPCGLNQLYAMRYGTIPVVHGTGGLGDTVKTFNPFANEGRGEGTGWAFKPLTRESMLDALRVAIETYRKHKPSWAGLMKRGMERDYSWNNAAVQYEEIFEWVFIDPPYVG; encoded by the exons ATGGAGATATTGTTTCAACCATGTCCTAATTTAACGGCCGCGAAATTAGGATTTGATGCACAATTATCTGGTCGGCTGTTTGCAATCAACAACAAACGGCGGAGTAGTGCACAAAGGAAATGGTGGCATGGGAAATTGAGATGGAAGTGCAGCAGCACGATGAATATGTCGTCAGGTGATGGTGGAGGATCGAAAAAGGAAGGAGTGTTATTAGGTGCTGAGAAAGATGAATCTGGCTCTATTGTTGGCTTCAATTTCCTTTCCGCTCCTGCag CTGACACCAAAATCGGCAACTCTCCTGATAATATTTCAAATGATCAAGAAGAAGTCATCGTGGATGATGTCTTAGCAGAGGAAACATCTACAAAAGTGACCCACAACATTGTTTTTGTTACGTCTGAGGCAGCACCATACTCCAAAACTGGAGGCTTGGGAGACGTTTGTGGCTCTTTGCCCATTGCACTTGCAGCACGTGGGCATCGTGTAATGGTTGTTACACCTAGATATTTGTGTGGTGGACCGGCAGATAAGAAGTTTGCTAGTGCTGTTGATCTTGATTGTCGAATTAAGGTTTCTTGTTCCGGCGGGGTACAGGAGGTTGCATTTTTTCACGAGTATAGAGCAGGTGTTGATTGG GTGTTTGTGGACCACCCTTCTTTCCACCGTCCTGGAACTCCATATGGTGACGCTTATGGTGCATTTGGTGATAATCAG TTTCGGTTCACCTTACTCTGTCATGCAGCATGTGAGGCTCCTTTAGTACTTCCTTTGGGAGGGTTTACATATGGTGAAAGATGTTTGTTCCTTGCCAACGATTGGCATGCAGGTCTTGTGCCAGT ACTATTGGCAGCAAAGTATCGCCCCTATGGAGTTTACAAAGATGCCAGGAGTATTGTTGTGATACATAATCTTGCACACCAG GGAGTTGAGCCTGCATCAACTTATAACAATTTTGGGCTGCCCCCAGAGTGGTATGGAGCTTTGGGGTGGGTTTTTCCTACTTGGGCAAGAACACATGCTCTTGACACTGGTGAAGCTGTTAATATTCTAAAAGGTGCACTTGTCACTGCTGACCGGATACTGACAGTTAGCCAG GGCTATTCTTGGGAAATTACAACTCCAGAAGGTGGAAACGGTTTGGACGAGCTCCTCACTAGTCGAAAAACTGTTGTGAATG GGATCACAAATGGTATTGACACGACCGAATGGAATCCCTCTCTAGATGAGCACATTCCTTCGCATTACTCTATGGATGATCTTTCAGGAAAG ATCGAATGCAAGATTGCTCTTCAAAAGGAATTAGGTTTACCAGTTCGGCCAGATGTCCCATTG ATAGGATTTATTGGGAGGTTGGACTACCAAAAAGGAATTGATATAATTCTCTCAGGTACTCCAGACCTGTTGCAAGATGATGTTCAGTTT ATAATGCTTGGGTCTGGAGAAAAACAATATGAAGAGTGGATGAGAGCCACTGAAGCAACATTCAAAGATAAATTCCGTGGATGGGTTGGGTTTAATGTTCCCATTTCTCACCGGATAACAGCAGG ATGTGATATTCTACTAATGCCCTCAAGGTTTGAGCCATGTGGTCTAAATCAGCTGTATGCTATGAGATATGGAACTATACCAGTAGTCCATGGAACTGGAGGACTTGGA GACACTGTGAAGACTTTCAATCCATTTGCTAATGAAGGCAGAGGTGAAGGTACCGG GTGGgctttcaaaccattgacaagaGAAAGCATGTTGGAT GCACTGCGGGTTGCTATAGAGACTTACAGGAAACACAAACCTTCTTGGGCTGGGTTGATGAAGAGAGGAATGGAAAGGGATTACTCATGGAATAATGCTGCAGTCCAGTATGAGGAAATTTTTGAATGGGTTTTCATTGATCCTCCTTATGTCGGCTGA